The DNA region CGGCTGAGCCGAGGGATGGGGCGGTGGTGAGGAAGAGCGTGCGGGTGGGTGCCGGAGTGTGGGTTTGCTGGGTGCTGCTGTCGATCGGTTTGGGGTTGCTCCTCGCCGCTCGGGCAAAGGCCGAAACTGCAGTCGAGCGCGGGCGCGTGCTCTTCGCCCTTGCTGGAGGATGCGGCTGCCACACCAGCAAGGACGGGCCCGTGGGCGCGGGGGGAGGCGAGGTGCCGACGCCATTCGGGAAGTTCTACGGAACGAACATCACGCCTGACCCGGAAACCGGAATCGGCAAGTGGAGCGACCAGGAAATCATTGCCGCTATCCGCGACGGGGTCGCGCGCGGGAAGGGGGTCGAGTCGCCAGCGATGCCGTACTACTGGTATGCAGGCATGAGCGACGAGGATGTGCGCGCGCTGGTGGCTTACCTGCGTAGCCTGCCCGCGGTGCGCCAGCCGAATCGGCCGCATGAGGGAGAACCCCCGTTTGCACGGCTCGCTTATCGCGCGTGGCGTGCACTCTGGGCGCCGCGCTTTCGCCCAGCGCCGGTGCGTCCCTCCGATCCAGTGGAGCGTGGGCGTTACTTCGTCGACCACGTTTCCCTTTGTGCCGATTGTCATACCCCGAGGAACTTCGTCGGGGCAATCCGCTTCGACTTGTATCTGGCCGGCACAGAGGCCGGTCCGGGTGGAACGCACGTGCCCAACATCACCCCGCATGAAACTGGAATTGGTTCTTGGGACGAGGACGACATCGTGAACCTGTTGCGCACCGGCTTCACGCCGGAGTTCGACAACGTACAAGGTTGGATGGCGGAGGTGGTGGAGGGCAAGGCTGGCGGCCCGGGCTACCGCGATGCACCGGAAGAAGAGCTGCGGGCAATTGCGCGGTATTTGCGGCAAGTGCGGCCGATTGCGCATCGGGTGGAGCGGGACTGACTGCCCCACTGGCGCACTTTCTCAGTTGACCAAGGGCGGGGGTTCACGTAAGCGCTCGCCCCTGAAGGAGGAGTCGATGCGGGAATGGATCGTTTTTCTGGTGGCAACGGGAGTTGCCGGGCTCGTGTGGGCCCACGAGAACAAGGAGCCGCTCCCAGAAGGACCTATTCGCGAGCGCCATGAATTGATGGAGCAAATCGGGGATCAGGCCAAGATCATTGGGGACGCGTTGAAAGCGGGGAAACTCGATCCGGTCGGTCCGGCCGCTGCGAAGATCGCAGAAGAAGCGGGCAAGGCGTTGCCTTTGTTCCCGGAAGGCAGCACGCATCCGCGCTCGCGGGCAAAAGCGGAGATTTGGCAGCAGTGGCCGGAGTTCGAAAAACTCATGAAGCAACTCGTGGCCGACGCCAAGGCCACGGCTGAGGCAGCTGCTGGGGGCGGCGACGTGAAAGCCGCGGCCAACAAAATGTTCGGGAACTGCAAGAGCTGCCACGATCGCTTCCGCTTACCGGAAAAGAAGTAAGCGGCGCCATTCTCTTGCAGGGGTTCGGCGGCTGTGTTAGCCGAACGCGCTCGCACGGTAGTGTTCCCCGGTAGCTCAGTCGGTAGAGCGGTCGGCTGTTAACCGATTGGTCGCTGGTTCGAATCCGGCCCGGGGAGCTTCCTCTTGAACGGCACCAACGAGGGCTGGCGGGTCCGATGAGTTCCCCCGGTCGCTCCGCTTGCGCGAAGTGTCCCGCTCCGCCGCAGCCGCCATCGGCGCTGGCAGGCCGCCCGCCGAGCGTGTTCGCCCGGCGACCACAAGCCGAGGCGGAGAGTCTACGAGGCACAGCTAGTCTTTGAGCCGGAGCCAGCCGATTGGTCGCGGCCGTTCCGCACAAATCCGGCACCGGTCGGCATAAAGCGTTGCGTGAGCTCGCGGACTCGAAAAGATGGCGCGGTGCTTTGGGCGCCGTGAAGAGGTTAGGTGTTGATGTAAGTCGTCCAACGCGTGAGGGCCAGAAGAAATGAGAAGCATGGTGCTCGCCAGACTTGGCCTTTAGCCAAACGGGTGTCCGTTCCTCGTTGCGCTTGCTGCGGCGCAACGGAATGGACTCGGATGGCGCGGTCTCTCGCGGCACGCGGCAGAAAAAACTTAGAGAGTGCGCTCGATCGTTAGCCAGCCCGCGTCAGGGGCGATGCGCTGACCGAACAGCCGGTTGCGCCGCCGCCCGCACGAAGAGAAGGAGGTCCGTCACGACCAGGTGGACTTGGGCGGTGTCCCCCACTCTCGCCGTTGTCGCTGTGATGTGGTCGCGTCCGCGGGCAACCCACGTGTGAGAAACCAGGGTGCAATGCTGACCCCAGCACAGTTGTCTGCCGGCCAAAGGCAGCGAATTCGATGCTCGACAAGCTCGTTGTGCTGGCCGGCAACGATGAGGCGTCGATCTACAACGTCCTCGAAGAGTTTCTCGAAGATAAGCTCTCCGTTGATCGCAACGCCAAAGCGTCCAGCGGCGAGGGTTCAGGGCCCGCGGGAGCGGAAATACGAGCCGCAGATGATCCGCGGCGTGGGGCGCAGCATCGCATTCGTGGCAATCGGGAGAAGGTGATCAGCATCCTGATGAAGGTCTGGGTTCGCCCCCTGCGCGACCTGTATCCCCCGCAGCGGGAAGGCCTCGATCTTGTCTCATGGCTTCCGCGCCAGGGGCGGATCGCTGTGCACTGGGGCATGGTGATGGCGGTTTACCCGTTTTGGGCGGGTCGCGGCGCACGTCGGACGGTTGCTCAGGCTCCAGGGAACGGCAAGCCATGCCCAGGTGCGCCGCCGTGTGATGGAGCAATATGGCCAGCGGCCAACCGTGAAGGATGCGGTGCGGGGGGTTTTGCGCTCGATGGTCGACTGGGGTGTCCTGAACGACGCCAAGACGGCAGGCGCGCGAGGTGGGGACGGCACGTACGTTGCCGGCCTTTCACTGCCCATCGCGGCTGCAGAACTCATCGCGTGGTAGGCTTCGGCGTTCTTGCACGCTCAGCCCGGCGGTTCCGTGCCTCTCGGAGCAGTGCTCGGCTCCACGAGCTTATTTCCGTTTTGCCTGAGCCCGTTTTCCGCGTATCAGTTAGCTGCGGTTTCTGGTCGGCTCGAGGTGCTACGGCAAGGTCTCGATGAGGACTTGCTCATCCTCCGCACGGTTGAGCTTCCGTTCGGGAATGGAGGCGAGTCCCAAAGCTCGCTTCGTTCGCATCGCCAAAACGTCGCGCGATTCCGCCTCTGAGTGGCGCCTGGGTCCCTAGCACTCCGCACAGGGGATCCCGTTGATTTGGGCGGAGCCGCCCATGGCTCTGTCGTGCCGATCCGGGTCGCCCCTCTGCGCTTCGATCCGCGGAGTGAGTTGGTGAATTCCGGGTCGAGGTGGTCGGGCGGCGATTCGCTGGAAAGGCATCCTCCCGCGCTGGCGAGTTGGATCGGTATCCCGATCACTCTTATGGCACAAAGCGGACCTTGCGTCGGGCCGCGGCGGCTACCTCGCTTCGCTGGAAGCGGAAGGTGAATGTGTCGCCGTTGATCCAGGCGCCGACCCAGTCGCCAAAGTGAATGTCCGGCTGGATGCGGTTGAAGCGATTGTCGTCTGCCGTGCCGCCCGGGTCGCCATTGTTGCCGCCGGGCAAGACGTTGTGGGCACGGATGCCGCGCGGGTCGAGCTCCACCACGAAACGCATCGAGGCGCCGCCGGAGAACTCGAAATTGTCGCTGTTCAGGCTGAACCCGCCTGGATTGACGGTTTCGCGGAAGCCGGGGGCCGGGAACGGGCCGAGATCGAAAATGTTCAAGCCCGCTTGACCCAAGAAGTGCTGGAACCGCACTCGATGAATTTTGCCCCACAGCCATTGCTCCTGAGCGTCGGTGGAAAACTTCTCCTGCAAGAACGTGAGTCCGTCGCGCAGTGCCTGAAGCAAAATTTCGTCGCGAGTTTCGCGCTGCGGGGTGTTGCGGTTGTCCCAGAGAAAACTTTCTCCGCTGGCATCCTTGGTGTGAACGACGAAGCCGGGGTCGGTGCGGTCTTGGTCTTCGAGGAGGTGGAGCAACGCGCGGGTGGCGTCATCGCCTCCTGGCGTGCCGATGCCGGTGCCGGCAAAGTCGTCCGCGAACGTCAGCCGGCTCAGGCGGGTGAGAAAGCCGGCAAAGATCGACGCAGCCGCAGCATCGGCTTTTTCCTCGTCGGACACGGGTTGAGCGCGGTGGCCTAAGTCGGTGCGCTCGTCTGCAGCATCCACGCCGGGCGGTGTGTCGAACGGCGGGGATCCGGGTCGCTCCTCGCCCCAGCGGCGTAGCCGCTCCAACGCCTCTGCCATCGCGGGCGTGACTAGATCCGGCCGCCGCTCCGCGGCAGCAAACAGAAATGGCAGAAAGCGCGCGGCTTCTTTCGAGCTGTGGTCGAATTGAAAGCGCGCCATGTCCTCCAAAGTCAGTTTTCCTCCTCCCGGGCGGGTGATGGCCGCTGTCAGAAGTTCCGTCGCTCGTTGTGCCCGGAAGCCATTGGCAAACTGAGGTGCCAGGTAGACGCTGTCGTTCAACGGATCGTTGTCCAGCGTGCCGCCGATTTGGTCGTTGTTGGCGGTGACCAAGAAGCCGCTGTCGGGGTTGACGGCCTGCGGGATCTTCTCGCTCGGGAGCCAGAGCGTTCTCCCGAGGTCATCACTCAGCCACTCGGCCTCTCCCGTGCCCGGCACGGGGAGGTACGGGACGATGCCAGGCGGCCGCTGCGGGATGAGCACCTGAGTGGAGTAGGCGATGTTCCCTTGGGTATCCGCCCAAATCCAGTTCTGCGCGCCGACACCGAAGTTGCGCAGCGCATTGCGGAAGTCGTTCACCGAACGGGCGCGCTGCAGGTCGAACAAGAAGCGCGCATCGTTGGTGATCTCGTGGCCGGTCCAACGCACGGTCATTCCGGTTGCAGCCAAGCCTACGGCACTGTCGTTTAGGTCGGGGTCGGCCACATTCGGACCGTGATGCGGCACGACCTCGATCGGCAGCAGGAAGGGTTGCGGACGTCCGCGCACTTGGATGGGTTCGTCCACCCGCAGCACGGGAACCCGCTGCCCCCTGAATCGCACCGTGCGCGGTGAAGCCGGGTAATCGGGGGGAGTTTCGAAGTCCTCGACATAGAGGTCGGTCACGTCATATCCGGCAGTTGTCGCTCCCCACGCACCATGACGATTGTGGCCGAGAATGACTCCAGGGAGCCCGGGGAAAATCACGCCGATGACATCCTCTTGGGTGTCGGCAATCGAGAGATGCAGCATGTGCCACACAGGAGGATTGAACAGGGCGAGGTGCGGATCGTTGGCCAGCAAGGCGTGGCCGTTCTGGGTGTGACGTGGTGCGACAATCCAGTTGTTGCTGCCCGCGCCGCGGCTGCGCGTACCGAAGGGCAAATTCGACGCGAGCTCGTCGAACATTCCCGTCAGGTCTTCGAGAATCTTCGGAGGCACGACAAATAGCGAGCCCGAGCTCGTGTCCCCGCGGATCCGATTTGCGCGCGCAGTGCGCGGTGGAAGAACCGTTGTGGGCGCGGCAGGGGCAAAGCGAAAGACGTCGCGGAACACCGCATCCGCAAGACTTTGCTGCGCGCGCGCCCACTGGATTTCGTCGCCTGAGGAATCGGACAGGCTGAATGCTTGCAAACGCGCGACGGCGAGCGTGTCCGCCGGTTCCCAAGGGGCGAGCTGCTCGGCGGTAAAGCCGAGGACGCCGACCAACGTGTACTCGGGTGGCAAGTGCGCACCGTTGCGGCCGTGTTTGAGATCGTCCAACCATGCGTTCACGCCTGCGGAGTATGCCTCGATCAAGCTTGCGACCTCGGGGTCAATCGCTTGCACGTGTTCCCAGAGCGCCCGGTGGAGTCGGCGCCCATCGCGGGTGGTGAAAAAGGTTCGCATTTGAACATCGGTGGAGAGTGACAGACGGCCGAAGAGCTCGCTCAAACGCCCGGTGGCAAAGCGGCGGATGACGTCCATCTCCCAGAAGCGCGCTTGCGCGGTGACGTAGCCTTGCACGTACACCGCCGCCGTGAAGTTCGGGGCGTAAATGTGCGGCATTCCGAGGTCATCGAAGACCACGTCAACCGTGCCGGGAAGCCCGTTCAAAGCGATTGTTTGCGCGACGGGCAAGGCAGCGATTGGGTCGGCGCTTTGTTCCCCATCGTCACCGCAGCCAGAACATGCGAGTGCAATCAGCAGCGCAGCAACGGGCAAACTCCAGGTGCCTTTCCCGCGAATCTTCCCATTCCACATGCTTGAGCTCACTCGCTGCCCTTAATCAGCGAAGAGAAAATTTGGCAAGCCACGCTTGCTGTGGAAACCGCGATTGACGCGCGAAGGAGGCGCGTGGTAGCCAGGTGCTATGGCGCCACGAGCACAAGACAATCCGAAACCACCAAAGGCTTACGAAGAATTTGTCCGACGCTTTCCGAAACTCGGTGAAGCGTGGGAAGCGATTGCCGAGGCGGGCAACGATGGGCCGCTCGAGGAACAAACGCGGCGGCTGGTGAAGCTTGCGGTAGCGATCGGCGCCATGCGTGAGGAGGCCGTACGCGCGAGTGTGCGCAAGGCGCGCGCTGCGGGGATTGACATGCGAGCACTCGAGCAAGTGATCGCGCTGGCCGCGGGCACGATTGGCTTGCCTGCAGCGGTAGCCGCCTTTACCTGGCTCGAGCAAGCTGAGGACTGAGCCACGAGCAACTAGCGCCGAGAGCTGCAAGGGAGAGGCTGCAAGCGGGGCCGAGCTGGGCAGCAATGGATTCCCGGTGGCCAAACGCGTGGCCACGGGCGAGGGCGCGGGTGGCTGCGCTGTGTGGCAGGCGACGGGCTGCGGAGAAGGGCAAGCGACAATGAAACGAGTGAACCATCGGGATGCGAAGGCGATGTATCGCGAGAAGTTACGAACTCCTCAGGAAGCTGCTGCGCTGGTGCAGCGCGAGGATACTTTGGCCGTACCGATTGCCACGGGACAACCGACCGCGTTTCTCACTGCCTTGGGTGAACGGGACGACTGGACAAACCTCGTCTTGTTTTCCGCCTTAATGATTCGTCCGTACGCGCTGTTGCAAAAGCCCGGTGTGCGGCTGATTTCGGGCTTCTTTGGTCCGATCGAGCGGATGATGAAAGCAGCCGGGGCGCGCATCGACTACTTGCCTGCCGACTTTCTCGGTTGGGAGCGCTATGCGCGGCTGATGCCGCCGCGGGTGATGGCCTCGGCGTTCGCGCCGATGGATGATCACGGCTACCTCAACTTTGGCCTGCACGCGGGGGCAACCTTTCACGCCTTTGTTGCGGCGGCGCGGGATCCAAATCGTTTGGCGATTGCGGAAGTCAACACCACGATGCCCCAAGTCTGCGGGTTGGCGCGGTTTGGTGGCCATCGGATTCACATTTCGGAAGTGGACTGCATCATCGAGACCGACGAGCCCGTGTTCGAACTGCCGGAGGAGCCGGTCACGGATCAGGACCGAGCGATTGCCGAGTATGTCGAACGGCTGATCGATAACGGTGCCACCCTACAGATCGGCATTGGTGGGGTGCCGAACATTGTGGCGAAGCTACTGGCGGAGGGCAAAAAGGGAGACTTTGGCATCCACACCGAGATGCTCGTCAACGGCATTATGCATCTCCATCAAGCGGGGAAGGTGACGAATCACAAAGGGGTATTCGATGGCTTCTCGGTGGCGACCTTTTGTGCTGGAAGCCGCAAGCTGTACGATTGGGTGCACCGCAATCCGGAGGTGCGCATGTTGCCGGTGACGTACGTGAACGACCCGGCCATCATCCGTCGCAACCGCGCGATGGTGAGCATCAATGGTGCGTTGGCGATCGATCTCAGCGGGCAAGTGATGGCGGATACCATCGGTCCCCGGCAATACTCCGGAGTCGGCGGGCACGAGCTCTTCGTCATCGGGGCTCACGACAGCGAGGGCGGCAAAAGTTTCATCTGCTTGCATTCCACGGCCAAAGCCGGTGGCCAGCGCGTGTCGACGATCGTGGCGAGCTTCGCCCCAGGCACGCCGACGACCACACCCCGGCACCACGTGCAGTACGTGGTTACAGAGTACGGTGCCGTGAATCTTTCGCTGCTGACGGATGCGGAACGCGCGCACGCTCTCGTGGAGATCGCGCATCCGGACTTCCGCGAGGAATTGCGGGAGGCTGTGCGGCAGCGCTTTGGATGAGCTGGCGAAGGAGAGTAGCGATCGATCTGGTGACGGATGCGCTCACGGGAAGAGGTTCGAGGAGGGGAAGTGCATGCACTATGTCTGCCCGCGCTGTAACCGTTCCTACCGGGTGAAACCGCCTGAGGGCACGTGCCCGCAGTGCAACGCAGCTCTGGTTCCAGAAAGCGAGAGCCACGAAGGCGAACCGAAGCCGAACGCAGGCGAACCCATGCCACCGCGACGCCGGTTGTAAACCGGAAGCGACTGGGTAGGCGCGCACAGTTGCCAGAGCCGATGGGTTACCCCAGGTGCTTGGCAGGCTCGAATTGGCTACCACCTCGGCCATGCGCGAGCTCGTGAGTATGTGGCGGAATACCCGCATGGTGGTGTTTGCCGCCCTCACTGCCTCGCTTTACGCAGCGATTCTTATCCCGTTCAAAGTGTTGCCCATCATTCCCGGAGTTACGGAACTCCGCCCTGCCAACGCGGTGCCGGTGGTGTGCTCGTTCTTGTTCGGACCAGCCGCGGCCTGGGGCGCCGGCATTGGGAATGTCATCGGGGATTTTTTCGGCGGCTTCGGTCCGGGAGATTTGTTCGGGTTTTTCGGTAACTTCCTCTATGGCTTTTTACCCTATCGGACGTGGGAGCTCCTCAGCGCGCGCACTCCGACGCCGCGCCAGGTGCGAGAGTGGGTGTTGTTCGGTGCGGTGGTGGCGCTCGCCAGTGGAGCTTGTGCACTGGTGATCGGTTGGGGACTCAACTTGCTCGGCTTCGTGCCTTTTCGGGTGTTGGGCAATATCGTGTGGATCAACAACATGCTGGCGAGTCTGCTGCTCGCGCCTTTTTTGCTGGCAGTGATTTATCCACGCGCGGAGCGCGGCCGATTGACTTACCGCCACGTGATGGGACAGCGGGAAGCGAGTGCGTCGATCGTGCGCTACCTCGGGTTGGCAGTGGTGGTGTTTGCCGTCGCGGTGGGCATGTGGCTCGGGAACGGGTTGTCTGCGGGTACCGTGACCGTGCCGTGGGTGGATGCAGATGCGGCGACGGGCACCGGGCAGCTTGCGGTGGGTCTCGGATTGCTGCCGGTGCTCGGTTTGCTCGTGCTGGGCATTGCGCTGTTGTGACGTGAAGGCGGCAAGCGAACTTGCGGTCTGCTTGCGTGGAGTGAGCTTCGTATACGACGGCGCGAGCGAGCCTGCGCTGCGCGAGGTGAACTTGGCGGTGGGGCGCGGTCAAATGGTGGTGGTGATGGGGCCGAGCCACGCGGGCAAAAGCACCCTGGCCAAGATTCTGAATCGCACCGTGCCTGCCTTCCAATCGGGCTCGTTGCGCGGCGAGGTGTGGCTTCTCGGGCAACGCTGCAGCAACGAGACCGTGGCGGATTTTGCCGGTCGCATTGGCCTCGTGGCGCAGGACTTCGAAGCCCAGTTGTTTTCCACCTCGGTAGAGTGCGAGGTAGCCTTTGCCCTAGAGCAGTTCGGCATTGCGCCCGCGGCAATGCGCGAGCGCGTACGCCGGGCGATGCGTGCCGTGGGGCTCGAGGGGTTCGAACAGCGGGATCCGGCGACGCTCTCCGGTGGGGAGAAACAGCGCCTGGCAATTGCCTCAATGTTGGCTTTGGAGCCGGAACTCCTGGTTTTCGATGAGCCGACGACGGACTTGGACCCTGCAGGCAAGGAGGAGGTGTTAGCCGTTTTGGCGGCGCTGCGTGCGCAAGGGCGCACGTTAGTTGTCGTGGAGCATGAAACCTTTGCGGCAGAGATGGCTGATTGGCTTGTCTTCATGGTGGGGGGCGAGGTGGTGCGCCAGGGGTCTCCCGGAGAGCTCTTGCGCGATGTCGAGCTCTGTCTTCGCTGTGCCGTACGGCCGCCGGACACTGCCGTGTTGGCCAAGGGTTACGGCTGGCCGGAGGTGCCAACGACCATCGAGGCGGCGGCAGCCAAGCTCGAAGCGCAGATTGCGAAGGTGCAACCGGTAGAAAGTGCTGCTCGAGACCGAGAGCCGGTGCGCGGGGCGGCCCCGCCACTGTTGGAGGTCGATCGCGTGTCGGTGCGATATCGGGACGCCGCGCAGCCGGCGCTGGAAAACATTTCCTTTTCGGTGCGCGCGGGGGAGTTGATCGCCTTGCTCGGGCAGAACGGCTCCGGCAAGACCACGCTGGCGAAGTGTTTGAACGGGCTGCTACCTCCCGCCGCAGGCGAGGTGCGCTGGCGGGGTGTGCCGCTTGCGGAGCTGCCCCTGAGCAAGCGGGCAGCGGCTGTCGGTTACGTGTTCCAGAACCCCGACTATCAAATCTTTGCCGATCGCGTGTACGACGAGGTGGCGTTCGGCCCGCGCAACGTCGGGTTATCCGCGGAGGAGGTCCAGGCTCGAGTCGGAGAGGCGCTAACGGCTGTGGATTTGCTGCCGCGTGCGGATGACGATCCCTTTTGGCTCACCAAAGGAGAACGGCAACGGCTGGCGGTGGCTTCGTTGCTGGCGCTGCGCCCGGAGGTATTGGTGTTGGACGAGCCCACCACTGGCCTCGACTATCGGGAACAGCGTCAAATGATGGAGCTGGTGCGTAAACTCCAGACCCAGGGTATGGCCGTGATCATCATCACCCACAGCGTGTGGCTGGCCGCCGAATACGCAAAGCGCGTGCTGTTGCTGCGCAGTGGGCGGCTCGTCTTCGATGGCTCCGTTG from Candidatus Binatia bacterium includes:
- a CDS encoding cytochrome c, translated to MVRKSVRVGAGVWVCWVLLSIGLGLLLAARAKAETAVERGRVLFALAGGCGCHTSKDGPVGAGGGEVPTPFGKFYGTNITPDPETGIGKWSDQEIIAAIRDGVARGKGVESPAMPYYWYAGMSDEDVRALVAYLRSLPAVRQPNRPHEGEPPFARLAYRAWRALWAPRFRPAPVRPSDPVERGRYFVDHVSLCADCHTPRNFVGAIRFDLYLAGTEAGPGGTHVPNITPHETGIGSWDEDDIVNLLRTGFTPEFDNVQGWMAEVVEGKAGGPGYRDAPEEELRAIARYLRQVRPIAHRVERD
- a CDS encoding cytochrome c, which produces MREWIVFLVATGVAGLVWAHENKEPLPEGPIRERHELMEQIGDQAKIIGDALKAGKLDPVGPAAAKIAEEAGKALPLFPEGSTHPRSRAKAEIWQQWPEFEKLMKQLVADAKATAEAAAGGGDVKAAANKMFGNCKSCHDRFRLPEKK
- a CDS encoding penicillin acylase family protein, coding for MWNGKIRGKGTWSLPVAALLIALACSGCGDDGEQSADPIAALPVAQTIALNGLPGTVDVVFDDLGMPHIYAPNFTAAVYVQGYVTAQARFWEMDVIRRFATGRLSELFGRLSLSTDVQMRTFFTTRDGRRLHRALWEHVQAIDPEVASLIEAYSAGVNAWLDDLKHGRNGAHLPPEYTLVGVLGFTAEQLAPWEPADTLAVARLQAFSLSDSSGDEIQWARAQQSLADAVFRDVFRFAPAAPTTVLPPRTARANRIRGDTSSGSLFVVPPKILEDLTGMFDELASNLPFGTRSRGAGSNNWIVAPRHTQNGHALLANDPHLALFNPPVWHMLHLSIADTQEDVIGVIFPGLPGVILGHNRHGAWGATTAGYDVTDLYVEDFETPPDYPASPRTVRFRGQRVPVLRVDEPIQVRGRPQPFLLPIEVVPHHGPNVADPDLNDSAVGLAATGMTVRWTGHEITNDARFLFDLQRARSVNDFRNALRNFGVGAQNWIWADTQGNIAYSTQVLIPQRPPGIVPYLPVPGTGEAEWLSDDLGRTLWLPSEKIPQAVNPDSGFLVTANNDQIGGTLDNDPLNDSVYLAPQFANGFRAQRATELLTAAITRPGGGKLTLEDMARFQFDHSSKEAARFLPFLFAAAERRPDLVTPAMAEALERLRRWGEERPGSPPFDTPPGVDAADERTDLGHRAQPVSDEEKADAAAASIFAGFLTRLSRLTFADDFAGTGIGTPGGDDATRALLHLLEDQDRTDPGFVVHTKDASGESFLWDNRNTPQRETRDEILLQALRDGLTFLQEKFSTDAQEQWLWGKIHRVRFQHFLGQAGLNIFDLGPFPAPGFRETVNPGGFSLNSDNFEFSGGASMRFVVELDPRGIRAHNVLPGGNNGDPGGTADDNRFNRIQPDIHFGDWVGAWINGDTFTFRFQRSEVAAAARRKVRFVP
- a CDS encoding carboxymuconolactone decarboxylase family protein, producing the protein MAPRAQDNPKPPKAYEEFVRRFPKLGEAWEAIAEAGNDGPLEEQTRRLVKLAVAIGAMREEAVRASVRKARAAGIDMRALEQVIALAAGTIGLPAAVAAFTWLEQAED
- a CDS encoding 4-hydroxybutyrate CoA-transferase: MAKRVATGEGAGGCAVWQATGCGEGQATMKRVNHRDAKAMYREKLRTPQEAAALVQREDTLAVPIATGQPTAFLTALGERDDWTNLVLFSALMIRPYALLQKPGVRLISGFFGPIERMMKAAGARIDYLPADFLGWERYARLMPPRVMASAFAPMDDHGYLNFGLHAGATFHAFVAAARDPNRLAIAEVNTTMPQVCGLARFGGHRIHISEVDCIIETDEPVFELPEEPVTDQDRAIAEYVERLIDNGATLQIGIGGVPNIVAKLLAEGKKGDFGIHTEMLVNGIMHLHQAGKVTNHKGVFDGFSVATFCAGSRKLYDWVHRNPEVRMLPVTYVNDPAIIRRNRAMVSINGALAIDLSGQVMADTIGPRQYSGVGGHELFVIGAHDSEGGKSFICLHSTAKAGGQRVSTIVASFAPGTPTTTPRHHVQYVVTEYGAVNLSLLTDAERAHALVEIAHPDFREELREAVRQRFG
- a CDS encoding QueT transporter family protein; translation: MRELVSMWRNTRMVVFAALTASLYAAILIPFKVLPIIPGVTELRPANAVPVVCSFLFGPAAAWGAGIGNVIGDFFGGFGPGDLFGFFGNFLYGFLPYRTWELLSARTPTPRQVREWVLFGAVVALASGACALVIGWGLNLLGFVPFRVLGNIVWINNMLASLLLAPFLLAVIYPRAERGRLTYRHVMGQREASASIVRYLGLAVVVFAVAVGMWLGNGLSAGTVTVPWVDADAATGTGQLAVGLGLLPVLGLLVLGIALL
- a CDS encoding energy-coupling factor transporter ATPase: MKAASELAVCLRGVSFVYDGASEPALREVNLAVGRGQMVVVMGPSHAGKSTLAKILNRTVPAFQSGSLRGEVWLLGQRCSNETVADFAGRIGLVAQDFEAQLFSTSVECEVAFALEQFGIAPAAMRERVRRAMRAVGLEGFEQRDPATLSGGEKQRLAIASMLALEPELLVFDEPTTDLDPAGKEEVLAVLAALRAQGRTLVVVEHETFAAEMADWLVFMVGGEVVRQGSPGELLRDVELCLRCAVRPPDTAVLAKGYGWPEVPTTIEAAAAKLEAQIAKVQPVESAARDREPVRGAAPPLLEVDRVSVRYRDAAQPALENISFSVRAGELIALLGQNGSGKTTLAKCLNGLLPPAAGEVRWRGVPLAELPLSKRAAAVGYVFQNPDYQIFADRVYDEVAFGPRNVGLSAEEVQARVGEALTAVDLLPRADDDPFWLTKGERQRLAVASLLALRPEVLVLDEPTTGLDYREQRQMMELVRKLQTQGMAVIIITHSVWLAAEYAKRVLLLRSGRLVFDGSVAELFAQRELLESARLRVPAAVELGQRYGLSVRSADELVDILRGG